A window from Pirellulales bacterium encodes these proteins:
- the groL gene encoding chaperonin GroEL (60 kDa chaperone family; promotes refolding of misfolded polypeptides especially under stressful conditions; forms two stacked rings of heptamers to form a barrel-shaped 14mer; ends can be capped by GroES; misfolded proteins enter the barrel where they are refolded when GroES binds), with the protein MAKMIAFDQEARDAMRRGVSKLAAAVKVTLGPKGRNVILQKSFGSPTVTKDGVTVAKEVELEDVYENMGARMVREVASKTSDVAGDGTTTATVMAEAIFNEGLKAVVAGVNPIQMKQGIEKAVADITDSLHKMSISIKSRKEMAQVGTVAANNDTEIGDLLAEAMEKVGKDGVITVDEGKSLKTEVEWVEGMQFDRGYLSPYFVTDPQKMQCVLEDAYVLIFEKKISNVKEMVPVLEAVVNAGRPLLIVAEEVDGEALATLVINKLRGTFKCCAVKAPGYGDRRKAMLEDLAILTGGTAVFESLGIKLENLPITDLGRAKRIVVDKDNTTIIEGAGKSADIKSRIDQIRREIEVSTSDYDREKLEERLAKLSGGVAKVNVGAATESEMKERKARVEDALHATRAAVEEGILPGGGVALLRASSGAKPKGLSDDEVVGYNIVIRACRAPLTMIANNAGQDGSIVCEKVLEGEGNFGYNAANGKYTDLVKGGIIDPTKVTRTALQNAASVSTLLLTSDALIAEKPKKDKKGGHGHGGDHDMY; encoded by the coding sequence ATGGCCAAGATGATTGCATTCGACCAGGAAGCTCGCGACGCCATGCGTCGCGGTGTTTCGAAGCTGGCCGCGGCGGTCAAGGTCACCCTCGGTCCCAAGGGCCGCAATGTGATCTTGCAGAAGAGCTTCGGCTCCCCCACCGTCACTAAGGACGGCGTCACCGTCGCCAAGGAAGTCGAGCTCGAGGACGTCTACGAGAACATGGGCGCCCGCATGGTCCGCGAGGTCGCCTCGAAGACGAGCGATGTCGCGGGCGACGGCACCACCACCGCCACCGTCATGGCCGAAGCGATCTTCAACGAAGGGCTCAAGGCGGTCGTGGCCGGCGTGAACCCGATCCAGATGAAGCAGGGTATCGAGAAGGCCGTCGCCGACATCACCGACTCGCTGCACAAGATGTCGATCTCGATCAAGAGCCGTAAAGAGATGGCCCAGGTCGGCACCGTCGCCGCCAACAACGACACCGAGATCGGCGACCTGTTGGCCGAGGCGATGGAGAAGGTCGGCAAGGACGGTGTGATCACGGTCGACGAAGGCAAGAGCCTCAAGACCGAGGTGGAATGGGTCGAAGGGATGCAGTTCGATCGCGGCTACCTCTCTCCCTACTTCGTCACCGATCCGCAGAAGATGCAGTGCGTGCTCGAGGACGCTTACGTGCTGATCTTCGAGAAGAAGATCTCGAACGTGAAAGAAATGGTCCCCGTGCTCGAGGCGGTGGTCAACGCGGGCCGTCCCCTGTTGATCGTGGCCGAAGAGGTCGACGGCGAAGCGCTCGCCACGCTCGTCATCAACAAGCTGCGCGGCACCTTCAAGTGCTGTGCCGTGAAGGCCCCTGGCTACGGTGATCGCCGCAAGGCGATGCTCGAGGATCTGGCCATCCTCACCGGCGGTACGGCCGTGTTCGAGAGCCTGGGCATCAAGCTCGAGAACCTGCCCATCACCGACCTGGGGCGTGCCAAGCGGATCGTGGTCGACAAGGACAACACGACGATCATCGAGGGCGCCGGCAAGAGTGCCGACATCAAGTCGCGGATCGACCAGATTCGCCGCGAGATCGAGGTCTCGACCAGCGACTACGATCGCGAGAAGCTCGAAGAGCGTCTGGCGAAGCTTTCCGGCGGCGTGGCCAAGGTCAACGTCGGCGCCGCGACCGAGAGCGAAATGAAGGAGCGTAAGGCCCGCGTCGAAGACGCCCTGCACGCCACGCGTGCGGCGGTCGAAGAAGGCATTCTGCCCGGCGGCGGTGTCGCCCTGCTGCGTGCCTCCTCCGGCGCCAAGCCCAAGGGGCTCTCGGACGACGAAGTGGTGGGCTACAACATCGTCATCCGCGCCTGCCGCGCTCCGCTGACGATGATCGCCAACAACGCCGGCCAGGATGGCTCGATTGTCTGCGAAAAGGTGCTCGAAGGGGAAGGCAACTTCGGTTACAACGCCGCCAACGGCAAGTACACCGACCTGGTGAAGGGTGGCATCATCGACCCGACCAAGGTGACCCGCACCGCGCTGCAAAACGCCGCCAGCGTTTCGACCCTGCTGCTGACCAGCGATGCCCTCATCGCCGAGAAGCCGAAGAAGGACAAGAAGGGGGGCCACGGTCACGGTGGCGACCACGACATGTACTAA
- the groES gene encoding co-chaperone GroES codes for MATATRGKKQSGKGIKLQPLGERVVVEREEAETKTAGGIVLPDSAKDKPTRGVIVSVGDGRLLDDGSRAPLQVKVGDRVLFSSYSGQEFKLGDEEYILMSEEEILAVIEG; via the coding sequence ATGGCGACAGCGACGCGAGGCAAGAAGCAGTCCGGCAAGGGCATCAAGCTGCAACCGCTGGGCGAGCGGGTCGTCGTCGAACGCGAAGAGGCAGAGACCAAGACCGCCGGCGGCATCGTGCTGCCCGACTCGGCCAAGGACAAGCCGACGCGCGGCGTGATCGTGAGCGTGGGCGATGGACGCCTGTTGGACGACGGCAGCCGCGCCCCGCTGCAGGTCAAGGTGGGGGATCGTGTGCTCTTCAGCTCCTACTCCGGTCAGGAATTCAAGCTGGGGGACGAGGAATACATTCTGATGAGCGAGGAAGAGATCCTGGCCGTCATCGAAGGCTAA